From a region of the Xyrauchen texanus isolate HMW12.3.18 chromosome 39, RBS_HiC_50CHRs, whole genome shotgun sequence genome:
- the LOC127632751 gene encoding probable transmembrane reductase CYB561D1: MPRVIRSSLDVEYSPVGESFGMQEFWLYVCLRRVSVVAAHIISFGLVILTSILSRPGTSLFSWHPICMSLGFGLCMTEGILLFSAEGSPFCFKSRKWKVRLHWFFQALLLVLGATGFSFMVASKNVSELSHFTSWHSLLGVGTMAATALQAASGIFLLFPTLISTRSFPRLRLYHRTCGLVAYLLATITIMSAMFTDWFQATVKGTMWYIFLLLPLFPALVVMNQITNALMPKKKITS, encoded by the exons ATGCCGAGAGTGATTCGCTCATCACTGGATGTGGAGTACAGTCCGGTGGGTGAGAGCTTCGGCATGCAGGAGTTCTGGCTCTATGTGTGTCTGCGCAGGGTCTCTGTGGTCGCCGCGCACATAATTTCATTCGGTCTGGTTATTCTGACATCCATACTGTCCAGACCAGGAACGA GTCTTTTCTCTTGGCATCCCATCTGCATGTCACTTGGG TTTGGCCTGTGCATGACAGAGGGCATCCTTCTCTTCTCTGCTGAGGGTAGTCCGTTCTGCTTTAAATCCCGTAAATGGAAGGTCCGTCTGCACTGGTTCTTCCAGGCCTTGCTGCTGGTGTTAGGAGCTACAGGCTTCAGCTTCATGGTGGCCAGCAAGAATGTATCAGAGCTTTCTCACTTTACCTCCTGGCACAGTCTACTGGGAGTTGGTACAATGGCTGCTACTGCGCTACAGGCGGCCAGTGGCATCTTTCTTCTGTTTCCCACACTTATCAGCACCCGATCATTTCCAAGGTTGAGACTGTACCATCGCACCTGTGGCCTGGTGGCCTACCTGTTGGCCACCATCACTATCATGTCAGCCATGTTTACAGACTGGTTTCAGGCCACGGTAAAAGGAACAATGTGGTACATCTTCCTATTGCTGCCACTGTTTCCTGCCTTGGTGGTGATGAACCAAATTACTAATGCTTTGATGCCCAAAAAGAAGATTACTAGCTGA